The genomic stretch CGGAGCGGTCGAACCGCCGGGCACCCAGGCCCTGGGCACCGTCGTCGAGGCGCCGCCGTGCGACGAGGGTATGCTGCGCGAGCGGCTGCGCCAGGCCGGCACGCTGGGCGGCGGCAGCGCGCCGGAGCGCTACCGCCAGGCGGCGACCCTCGCCGACAAGGGCCTGGCCGGCGAGGACATCGCCGAGGTGTTGCAGGTCTCGCCGGACGAAGCCCGGCAACTGGTGCGACTGGCCGAGGTCGGGCGCAGAAAAAACTAAACTTGCCCGGATGTTTGGCCGAAACGATGGGCAGCCGTGGGAAGCGGCCCGGAAGGAAATCCCGCTCAGGCAAAGGATGAATCATGAGTAACGGAGTGTACAGCGCCCTCTCCGGCGCCCGTGCCCGGACGCAGATGCTCGATGTGGTCGGCAACAACCTCGCCAACGCCAACACCGCCGGTTACAAGAAGGATCGGCTGGCCTTCGAGGCGCTCATCGACGGCGCCCGCCAGAGAAGCCTCGCCAAGGGCGTGAACTTCAACCGCAGTTCCGAAGGGTACACCGATATGCGCCAGGGCACCCTGGAAGGCACCGGCAATCCCCTGCACGTGGCCCTCGACGGACCCGGATTTTTCAAGATCGAGGGGCAGGGCGGCACCTTCTACACCCGCCAGGGCAACTTTGGCCTCGATGCCGAAGGCTTTCTCGTCAGCGGCGCCGGACATCGGGTGCTCGGTGATAACGGCCCGATTCGCCTGACCATCGAGGACGAGGTGCGCATCGACGAAAACGGGCGCATCTGGAACGGCGAGGCCGAGGCGGGGCGCCTGGCCGTGGTGAGCGTCAACGATGCGCGCACCCTGGAGAAGCGCGCCGACGGTCTCTTCGCGCCGACCGCCGACACCATCGAGGCGCCCCTGGAGCGGCCGACCCTGGTGCAGGGACGGGTCGAGGCCTCCAACGTCAATCCCCTGGAGGAGATGACCCTGCTCATCGAGGCGCACCGCAGCTTTGAGAGCTTCACCAAGGTGTTCAAGATCTATTCGGACGTCAACAGCAAGGCCGACGAACTCGGCAGCCTGGGTTAGGGCCGGGAATCAGCGATCCGCAAAGAGCGGGCGGCCGAGGCCGCCCTTTTCAAGAAACAAGGAGAAACACCGCGATGATCAGAGCGCTTTGGACTTCCGCCACGGGCATGACCGCCCAGCAGCTCAACATGGACGTCATTTCCAACAACCTGGCCAACGTCAACACCGCCGGCTTCAAGAAAAGCCGCGCCGACTTCCAGGATCTGCTCTAC from Geoalkalibacter sp. encodes the following:
- the flgF gene encoding flagellar basal-body rod protein FlgF — translated: MSNGVYSALSGARARTQMLDVVGNNLANANTAGYKKDRLAFEALIDGARQRSLAKGVNFNRSSEGYTDMRQGTLEGTGNPLHVALDGPGFFKIEGQGGTFYTRQGNFGLDAEGFLVSGAGHRVLGDNGPIRLTIEDEVRIDENGRIWNGEAEAGRLAVVSVNDARTLEKRADGLFAPTADTIEAPLERPTLVQGRVEASNVNPLEEMTLLIEAHRSFESFTKVFKIYSDVNSKADELGSLG
- a CDS encoding flagellar basal body protein, with translation MIRALWTSATGMTAQQLNMDVISNNLANVNTAGFKKSRADFQDLLY